One Halosegnis longus DNA window includes the following coding sequences:
- a CDS encoding DsbA family oxidoreductase, whose amino-acid sequence MSDTASREQITVFSDYVCPFCYLGRHSLDQYQETREEPLEIDWHPFDLRSQKRNPDGSIDHSVDDGKDEEYFEQAKENVRRLQEEYDVEMDLELSRDVDSLPAQMAAVRVHDEYDYETWLTFDWGIFEALWTEGRDIGDADVLVDVAEEAGVDPDLVREAVDDDDLRERVRGMFEEASQQGVTGVPTFAYDGYGARGAVPPEQLERLVEGT is encoded by the coding sequence ATGAGCGACACAGCAAGCCGCGAGCAGATTACCGTCTTCTCCGATTACGTCTGTCCCTTCTGTTATCTGGGTCGCCACTCGCTCGACCAGTATCAGGAGACGCGCGAGGAGCCGCTGGAAATCGACTGGCACCCGTTCGACTTGCGCTCACAGAAGCGCAACCCCGACGGGAGCATCGACCACTCCGTCGACGACGGCAAAGACGAGGAGTACTTCGAGCAGGCGAAAGAGAACGTCCGCCGCCTGCAGGAGGAGTACGACGTGGAGATGGACCTCGAACTGTCGCGTGACGTGGACTCGCTGCCCGCACAGATGGCCGCCGTCCGCGTCCACGACGAGTACGACTACGAGACGTGGCTCACCTTCGACTGGGGTATCTTCGAGGCGCTGTGGACCGAGGGCCGCGACATCGGCGACGCGGACGTGCTCGTCGACGTTGCCGAGGAAGCGGGCGTCGACCCCGACCTCGTGCGCGAGGCCGTCGACGACGACGACCTCCGCGAGCGCGTTCGCGGGATGTTCGAGGAAGCCAGCCAGCAGGGCGTCACCGGCGTCCCGACGTTCGCGTACGACGGCTACGGCGCACGCGGTGCCGTGCCTCCCGAGCAGTTGGAGCGACTCGTCGAAGGTACCTGA
- a CDS encoding thioredoxin family protein — protein MNDAAKPERLADEQALDAFLASHDLALVEAYTKGCALCQAMEPVLGNVARASDIAVGMVNPGDDIGLVDRFDIRSVPTLLLFRDGELVAREAEGFQGASDVLDFLAEHTETDIGIEA, from the coding sequence ATGAACGACGCCGCCAAGCCGGAACGACTCGCCGACGAGCAGGCGCTTGACGCCTTCCTCGCATCCCACGACCTCGCGCTCGTCGAAGCCTACACCAAGGGGTGTGCGCTGTGTCAGGCGATGGAGCCTGTCCTCGGTAACGTCGCCCGCGCCAGCGATATCGCCGTTGGCATGGTGAATCCGGGCGACGATATCGGGCTGGTCGACCGCTTCGATATCCGGTCGGTGCCGACCCTCCTCCTGTTCCGTGACGGCGAACTCGTGGCGCGCGAGGCTGAGGGGTTCCAAGGCGCGAGTGACGTGCTCGACTTTCTGGCCGAACACACCGAGACCGACATCGGTATCGAGGCCTGA
- a CDS encoding aminotransferase class V-fold PLP-dependent enzyme — MGVHSAPLDVSARREEFPILDREFDGTPLVYLDNAATSQTPERVVESITDYYYEYNANVHRGIHNLSQEASIAYEEAHDTVADFIGAAGREEIVFTKNTTEAMNLVAYAWGLNELGPGDEVVLTEMEHHASLVTWQQIAKKTGAECRYIPITDDGNLDMDAARELITDDTKMVSVVHASNTLGTVNPVSTLADIAHDHDSYIFVDGAQSAPHMAVDVQELDCDFFAFSAHKMCGPTGIGALYGKEEILDAMEPYLYGGDMILKVTFEDTDFNELPWKFEAGTPSISEGIAFAEAVEYVQDVGIDRIHDHSTDLAAYAYEQLSEYDDVEIYGPGPDERSPLVAFNIDGVHAHDLASIVNDYGVAIRAGDHCTQPLHDVLGASASARASFYLYNTREEVDALVEAVDEARQIFA, encoded by the coding sequence ATGGGAGTCCACTCCGCGCCACTCGACGTGAGCGCCCGCCGCGAGGAGTTTCCAATCTTGGACCGCGAGTTCGACGGCACGCCGCTCGTGTATCTCGACAACGCCGCCACCTCACAGACGCCCGAACGCGTCGTCGAGTCCATCACCGACTACTACTACGAGTACAACGCCAACGTCCACCGCGGCATCCACAACCTGAGTCAGGAGGCCTCCATCGCCTACGAGGAGGCCCACGACACCGTCGCCGACTTCATCGGCGCGGCCGGCCGCGAGGAGATCGTCTTCACGAAGAACACGACGGAAGCGATGAACCTCGTCGCCTACGCGTGGGGACTCAACGAACTCGGTCCCGGCGACGAGGTCGTTCTTACGGAGATGGAACACCACGCCTCGCTCGTCACCTGGCAACAGATCGCGAAGAAGACCGGTGCCGAGTGTCGCTACATCCCCATCACCGACGACGGCAACCTGGATATGGACGCCGCCCGCGAGCTCATCACCGACGACACCAAGATGGTGAGTGTCGTCCACGCCTCCAACACGCTCGGCACCGTCAACCCCGTCTCGACGCTCGCCGACATCGCCCACGACCACGATTCCTACATCTTCGTCGACGGCGCGCAGTCGGCCCCGCACATGGCCGTCGACGTGCAGGAACTCGACTGTGACTTCTTCGCCTTCTCCGCTCACAAGATGTGCGGTCCGACCGGTATCGGCGCACTCTACGGGAAAGAGGAGATTCTCGACGCCATGGAGCCGTATCTCTACGGCGGCGACATGATTCTCAAAGTGACGTTCGAGGACACCGACTTCAACGAGCTGCCGTGGAAGTTCGAGGCCGGCACCCCGTCCATCTCGGAGGGGATTGCGTTCGCCGAGGCCGTCGAGTACGTTCAGGACGTGGGTATCGACCGCATCCACGACCACTCGACCGACCTGGCGGCGTACGCCTACGAGCAGCTCTCCGAGTACGACGACGTGGAAATCTACGGGCCCGGTCCCGACGAGCGCAGTCCGCTCGTCGCGTTCAACATCGACGGCGTCCACGCCCACGACCTCGCGTCCATCGTCAACGACTACGGCGTCGCGATTCGCGCCGGCGACCACTGCACCCAGCCGCTCCACGACGTGCTCGGAGCCAGCGCCTCCGCTCGCGCGTCCTTCTATCTGTACAACACCCGCGAGGAGGTCGACGCGCTCGTCGAGGCCGTCGACGAGGCGCGCCAGATCTTCGCCTGA
- a CDS encoding LVIVD repeat-containing protein, with translation MTRPSMTRRTVLSALGVAAAAGVTGVGAATATRQQALEPTHTVEVPGTQEVTVADDEVHAFVAAGDGLVVVDTDAGEVVARRRELLADRENGPVSSYADCVYDDGMLALVGRINGPADALNGIVVFDVSDPTNPTQQRFIATNHGIHNAAMSGTTVYATAAGIAPDSPIIAYDATNGDELGRWSVLDAGDGWSDVWQYYRISHDIYADGDTLYTSQWDAGTWRIDASDPASMTAEAKIGGLSQSELAERETGNTTQYIEMPANHHVAAPHPERPLVAVGHEAFDSPETETSGAPAGITVWDISDMENPRQVQSLAPPVLEDNRRSTAHNIRWRGDRLYTSFYYGGAKVYDLSDVTDPQVVGEYQQPNEAQFWAAVPNEGGFVASSMGGQTSDGESFPAQLYVFPEPSGEETAPAEIGAWPGQSNATVNQVSTPTPTPTPTPTPTPEPTATPTATETATATESATETSGSQPGFGVLAALAGGVVGASRLLRGEESE, from the coding sequence ATGACACGCCCTTCCATGACGCGCCGGACGGTGCTGTCGGCGCTCGGCGTCGCAGCGGCGGCCGGTGTCACCGGCGTCGGTGCCGCGACGGCGACACGACAGCAGGCGCTCGAACCGACACACACCGTCGAGGTGCCGGGAACACAGGAAGTCACCGTCGCCGACGACGAGGTCCACGCGTTCGTCGCCGCCGGTGACGGGCTCGTCGTCGTCGACACCGACGCCGGCGAGGTGGTCGCCCGCCGGCGCGAACTGCTCGCCGACCGCGAGAACGGTCCCGTCTCCAGTTACGCCGACTGCGTGTACGACGACGGAATGCTCGCGCTCGTCGGTCGCATCAACGGGCCGGCCGACGCGCTCAACGGGATCGTCGTCTTCGACGTGAGCGACCCGACGAATCCGACCCAACAGCGGTTCATCGCGACGAACCACGGCATCCACAACGCCGCGATGTCGGGGACGACGGTGTACGCGACGGCCGCCGGCATCGCGCCCGACTCGCCGATTATCGCCTACGACGCCACCAACGGCGACGAGCTCGGCCGGTGGTCGGTGCTCGATGCCGGCGACGGCTGGAGCGACGTGTGGCAGTATTACCGAATCAGCCACGACATCTACGCCGACGGCGACACCCTGTACACCTCACAGTGGGACGCCGGGACGTGGCGTATCGACGCCAGCGACCCCGCGTCGATGACGGCCGAGGCGAAGATCGGCGGGCTCTCCCAGTCGGAGTTGGCCGAACGCGAGACGGGCAACACGACCCAGTACATCGAGATGCCGGCGAACCACCACGTCGCCGCCCCGCATCCCGAGCGCCCGCTCGTGGCCGTCGGACACGAGGCGTTCGACTCCCCGGAGACCGAGACCAGCGGTGCTCCGGCCGGTATCACCGTCTGGGACATCTCCGACATGGAGAATCCACGCCAGGTGCAGTCGCTCGCGCCGCCGGTGCTCGAGGACAACCGACGCTCCACCGCCCACAACATCCGCTGGCGGGGCGACCGGCTCTACACCTCGTTCTACTACGGGGGCGCGAAGGTGTACGACCTCTCGGACGTGACCGACCCGCAGGTCGTCGGCGAGTACCAGCAGCCGAACGAGGCGCAGTTCTGGGCGGCCGTCCCGAACGAGGGGGGCTTCGTCGCCTCCTCGATGGGTGGCCAGACCAGCGACGGGGAGTCGTTCCCGGCACAGCTGTACGTGTTCCCGGAGCCGTCGGGCGAGGAGACCGCGCCCGCCGAGATCGGTGCCTGGCCCGGCCAGTCGAACGCGACGGTGAATCAGGTGTCGACGCCGACGCCGACACCCACCCCGACACCGACGCCGACGCCGGAGCCGACGGCCACTCCGACGGCGACGGAGACCGCGACAGCGACCGAGTCGGCGACGGAGACGAGCGGGAGCCAGCCCGGCTTCGGCGTGCTCGCGGCGCTGGCCGGCGGTGTCGTCGGAGCCTCGCGGCTCCTGCGCGGTGAGGAAAGCGAGTAA
- a CDS encoding helix-turn-helix domain-containing protein gives MREFEFVVHYEPGADSLMDVFHDHPGLTARTSECTTTTDAMWRVDHLRGPATAISAAEEIFIDHDRCNECLDDHACDTYREYHVLDREATSLTVYTYRREIQDCHSVPYIVTDHVGEGAIFEASRSGGEYRWKVLYPEDQPVGELYDAIEAELRDGLSLEVSHLTEAGRWDPISRAEADLSPDARGVLEAAADAGYYERPRETTVGELSDELDVPRSTLQYRLRNAEDTVLSQFVEASR, from the coding sequence ATGCGCGAGTTCGAGTTCGTCGTCCACTACGAGCCGGGAGCCGATTCGCTGATGGACGTGTTCCACGACCATCCGGGACTGACCGCCCGCACCTCAGAGTGTACGACGACCACCGACGCGATGTGGCGGGTCGACCACCTCAGAGGACCGGCGACGGCCATCAGCGCGGCCGAGGAAATCTTCATCGACCACGACCGCTGTAACGAGTGTCTCGACGACCACGCCTGTGACACGTATCGGGAGTACCACGTCCTCGACCGCGAGGCGACGAGTCTGACCGTCTACACCTACCGCCGCGAGATTCAGGACTGTCACTCCGTCCCGTACATCGTCACCGACCACGTCGGCGAGGGAGCCATCTTCGAGGCCAGCCGCTCCGGGGGAGAGTACCGCTGGAAGGTGCTCTACCCCGAGGACCAGCCCGTCGGCGAACTGTACGACGCCATCGAGGCCGAACTCCGCGACGGGCTCTCGCTCGAAGTCTCACACCTCACCGAGGCCGGCCGCTGGGACCCGATTTCGCGGGCCGAAGCCGACCTCTCGCCCGATGCGCGCGGCGTGCTCGAGGCCGCGGCCGACGCCGGCTACTACGAGCGGCCCCGCGAGACGACCGTCGGCGAACTCAGCGACGAACTCGACGTGCCACGCTCCACCCTCCAGTATCGGCTCCGCAACGCCGAGGACACCGTTCTCTCGCAGTTCGTCGAGGCGAGCCGGTAG
- the thiD gene encoding bifunctional hydroxymethylpyrimidine kinase/phosphomethylpyrimidine kinase, which yields MSDEPRATAPSETPVALTIAGSDSGGGAGIQADTKTIEATGAFATSVLTAVTAQNTQGVEGSHLVPNDDIAAQYDAVTEDFDVRAAKTGMLATAETVEQVARFVREAPFPVVVDPVMVATSGDRLLSADAEESYESLVAAATLVTPNTDEAAVLTGLDPDGPDEQVEVGERLLNMGAGAALVKGGHGTDETVHDVLVTPDGSEIFSHPRVDTDATHGSGCTLSAAIAARLAQGEGLVSAVEASVTFMERAIRYHHDVGHGPGTVNHLVALDNEAAREPTREHVADLEHRLEDVETTGIAAATPYAENSRDIVEAGGESFGTSDVAATLLAVREPLPAARFAVRVPTATATNLGDAAVPTTDHPEQGDFDRPVVAVLDGEDALFVGIERDGLVKAIRAATDA from the coding sequence ATGAGCGACGAGCCGCGCGCGACGGCACCCTCGGAGACGCCCGTCGCGCTCACGATTGCCGGCAGCGATTCGGGCGGCGGCGCGGGGATTCAGGCCGACACGAAAACCATCGAGGCGACCGGCGCGTTCGCCACCAGCGTCCTCACCGCCGTCACCGCACAGAACACGCAGGGCGTCGAGGGGTCACACCTCGTTCCGAACGACGACATCGCCGCCCAGTACGACGCCGTCACCGAGGATTTCGACGTGCGCGCCGCCAAGACAGGGATGCTCGCGACCGCCGAAACCGTCGAGCAGGTGGCCCGGTTCGTCCGCGAGGCGCCCTTCCCGGTCGTCGTCGACCCCGTCATGGTCGCCACCTCCGGCGACCGGCTGCTCTCGGCGGACGCCGAGGAGTCCTACGAGTCGCTCGTCGCCGCCGCCACGCTCGTCACGCCGAACACCGACGAGGCGGCCGTCCTCACCGGACTCGACCCCGACGGTCCCGACGAACAAGTCGAGGTTGGCGAACGCCTGCTCAACATGGGCGCTGGCGCGGCCCTGGTGAAGGGGGGCCACGGCACCGACGAGACCGTCCACGACGTGCTCGTCACGCCCGACGGCTCCGAAATCTTCTCGCACCCCCGCGTCGACACCGACGCCACCCACGGCTCCGGGTGCACCCTCTCGGCTGCCATCGCCGCCCGCCTCGCGCAGGGTGAGGGACTCGTCTCGGCGGTCGAGGCCTCGGTCACGTTCATGGAGCGGGCGATTCGCTACCACCACGACGTCGGCCACGGCCCGGGAACGGTGAACCACCTCGTCGCCCTCGACAACGAGGCGGCCCGCGAGCCGACCCGCGAACACGTCGCCGACCTCGAACACCGACTGGAGGACGTGGAGACGACGGGTATCGCCGCCGCGACGCCGTACGCCGAGAACAGCCGCGACATCGTGGAGGCGGGCGGGGAGTCGTTCGGCACGAGCGACGTGGCGGCCACCTTACTCGCCGTCAGAGAGCCGCTGCCGGCCGCGCGGTTCGCCGTGCGCGTCCCGACAGCGACCGCGACGAACCTCGGTGACGCTGCCGTCCCGACGACCGACCACCCCGAACAGGGGGACTTCGACCGCCCGGTCGTCGCCGTCCTCGACGGGGAGGACGCGCTGTTCGTCGGGATCGAACGCGACGGGCTGGTGAAGGCGATACGGGCCGCGACGGACGCCTGA
- a CDS encoding ketopantoate reductase family protein: MHVVVVGAGSLGSLLGGLLAREHRVTLVGRDPHVSAIHDHGLRVTGVVDTTVHPDAETTAPARCDLALVTTKAFDTASAAATLADTDTGCVLSLQNGLGNESLLRDRLDCPVLAGTCTYGARRSDPGVVAYTGEGTITVGDPDGGPSAWADRVADAFDAAGLDATASDEMPRLLWRKLAVNVGINATTALARTENGALVDGPAGPVAAAAARETATVARSEGIDLADETATDAVDRVARNTRANRSSMLQDIDAQRRTEVDAIVGPVADHAEPTPVASTLAGLLRAWETERGLR; the protein is encoded by the coding sequence ATGCACGTCGTCGTCGTCGGAGCCGGCAGTCTCGGCTCGCTGCTCGGAGGGTTGCTCGCACGCGAGCACCGGGTCACGCTCGTCGGGCGCGACCCGCACGTCAGCGCGATTCACGACCACGGGCTTCGCGTGACCGGCGTCGTCGACACGACGGTCCATCCCGACGCCGAAACGACCGCACCGGCGAGGTGTGACCTCGCGCTCGTGACGACGAAGGCGTTCGACACGGCGAGCGCGGCCGCCACCCTCGCCGACACCGACACCGGCTGTGTGCTCTCACTCCAGAACGGGCTCGGGAACGAGTCGCTCCTCCGTGACCGACTCGACTGTCCGGTGCTCGCCGGCACCTGCACCTACGGGGCACGGCGCAGTGACCCCGGCGTCGTCGCCTACACCGGTGAGGGGACCATCACCGTCGGCGACCCGGACGGCGGGCCGAGCGCGTGGGCAGACCGCGTCGCCGACGCGTTCGACGCGGCCGGGCTCGACGCGACGGCCAGCGACGAGATGCCTCGGCTCTTGTGGCGGAAACTCGCGGTCAACGTCGGCATCAACGCGACGACGGCACTCGCCCGCACCGAGAACGGCGCGCTGGTCGACGGGCCCGCGGGGCCGGTCGCCGCGGCCGCGGCCCGCGAGACGGCGACCGTCGCCCGGAGCGAGGGAATCGACCTCGCCGACGAGACGGCGACCGACGCGGTCGACCGGGTCGCCCGGAACACGCGAGCGAACCGGTCGTCGATGCTGCAGGACATCGACGCACAGCGCCGGACCGAGGTCGACGCCATCGTCGGCCCGGTCGCAGACCACGCGGAGCCGACGCCGGTCGCGTCCACGCTGGCCGGCTTGCTCCGGGCGTGGGAGACCGAACGCGGTCTCCGGTGA
- a CDS encoding ABC transporter ATP-binding protein gives MADRAIGTAGLTKQYGEVTALDSLDLDVPAGELYGFLGPNGAGKSTTINILTGQLTPDSGTAEVAGVDPVAEPVRARERVGILPENGKPPSFLTVREYFDFVAEARGLDSIDDRVDRWADRLAFESKLDTLCTDLSQGERQKTLITQAFLHEPEVVFIDEPLTNLDPIIQERAKQFFTTYAEAGNTVFLSTHFIATAQEMCTRVGIVNRGKLLEELDPRELGEETLLDRFFATVDTDAAAVDPADPAAPAGEE, from the coding sequence ATGGCTGACCGGGCAATCGGGACTGCGGGACTGACGAAACAGTACGGCGAGGTGACGGCGCTCGATTCGCTCGACCTCGACGTGCCGGCGGGCGAGCTGTACGGCTTTCTCGGCCCCAACGGCGCGGGCAAATCCACGACGATCAACATCCTGACGGGCCAGCTCACGCCCGACTCGGGGACGGCCGAGGTCGCCGGGGTCGACCCCGTCGCCGAGCCGGTGCGCGCCCGCGAGCGCGTCGGCATCCTCCCCGAGAACGGGAAACCGCCCTCCTTTCTCACCGTGCGGGAGTACTTCGACTTCGTCGCCGAGGCCCGCGGGCTCGATTCCATCGACGACCGCGTCGACCGGTGGGCCGACCGCCTCGCCTTCGAGTCGAAGCTCGACACGCTGTGTACGGACCTCTCACAGGGGGAACGCCAGAAGACGCTCATCACGCAGGCGTTTCTCCACGAACCCGAGGTCGTCTTCATCGACGAGCCGCTGACGAACCTCGACCCCATCATCCAGGAGCGCGCAAAGCAGTTCTTCACGACGTACGCCGAGGCGGGCAACACCGTCTTCCTCTCGACGCATTTCATCGCCACCGCCCAGGAGATGTGCACGAGAGTCGGCATCGTCAACCGCGGGAAGCTGCTGGAGGAACTCGACCCGCGCGAACTCGGCGAGGAGACGCTGCTCGACCGATTCTTCGCGACGGTCGATACCGACGCCGCGGCCGTCGACCCCGCCGACCCGGCCGCGCCCGCGGGGGAGGAGTAG
- a CDS encoding iron-sulfur cluster assembly scaffold protein, which produces MGTGSDMYRQQILDHYKNPRNYGEVDDATFEHVGENPMCGDTIKLFVNLEDDDETIAGVSFIGDGCAISQASASLLSTELQGMTLDAVREMDRDDIVEMLGVEISPMRIKCAVLAEKVVQDGAAIYVGDKELDETTTET; this is translated from the coding sequence ATGGGAACTGGCTCCGATATGTATCGCCAGCAGATTCTTGACCACTACAAGAATCCACGCAACTACGGCGAGGTAGACGACGCGACGTTCGAACACGTCGGCGAGAATCCGATGTGTGGCGACACCATCAAGCTGTTCGTGAACCTCGAAGACGACGACGAGACCATCGCCGGCGTCTCCTTCATCGGCGACGGCTGTGCCATCTCACAGGCGTCCGCGAGTCTCCTCTCGACGGAGCTACAGGGGATGACCCTCGACGCCGTCCGGGAGATGGACCGCGACGACATCGTCGAGATGCTCGGCGTCGAGATCTCGCCGATGCGCATCAAGTGTGCCGTGCTCGCCGAGAAGGTCGTCCAGGACGGCGCGGCCATCTACGTCGGCGACAAGGAACTCGACGAGACGACCACCGAAACGTAG
- a CDS encoding DUF7562 family protein: MWGRRDRSTQVTCIACGETVARSDAREYDKHGDRYDRREKEFEFLCKSCYRDTDHQPRGDLEAMLEESGAGECDRAEFLARYTDLATESRQESER, translated from the coding sequence ATGTGGGGACGCCGCGACCGCTCGACACAGGTGACCTGTATCGCCTGTGGCGAGACGGTCGCCCGCTCTGACGCCCGCGAGTACGACAAACACGGCGACCGGTACGACCGCCGAGAGAAGGAGTTCGAGTTTCTGTGCAAGTCCTGTTACCGCGACACCGACCACCAGCCGCGGGGCGACCTCGAAGCGATGTTGGAAGAAAGCGGTGCCGGCGAGTGTGACCGCGCTGAGTTTCTCGCCCGCTACACCGACCTGGCGACCGAATCCAGACAGGAAAGCGAGCGGTGA